From the Leptolyngbyaceae cyanobacterium genome, one window contains:
- a CDS encoding DEAD/DEAH box helicase family protein → MGTQVTRLFILERYLRLYPVRKKASLNIREMFKHKFGIIGFPRRDEKDLVIKMNTGSGKTVVGLLILKSCLNEGKGPAVYVVPDNYLVRQVTGEAKDLGIEVTDDTNSHRFLSGKAILVINIYKLVNGKSVFGVGDEGRKIAIGSIIIDDAHACLDTVEDQFMLIIDSQNTAYQEIYNCFKESLHAQCDTKASEIENRDLDAYMQVPFWSWQSKISEISTILIKHKDEEWIKFVWPLIKESLPLSRCVVSSDKIEISPHCIPIDMIPSITNASRKIFMTATLVDDSILCSHFGITDTENSINKPVIPDTAGDIGDRMILLPQVINTDLTDDDIKQFCKSIAQDVNVVVIVPSDYRANYWKDRADLILDKHNLYEGVTRLKKEKVGLTILVNRYDGVDLPKEACRFLVIDGLPSVRRLIDKVESGIIMGSSRKAAQLIQKIEQGMGRGIRSSDDYCVVFLMGRNLTSQLYAGGAIDRFSPGTKVQINLSEQISDQIKGGNLSQIREVIMYCLHRKQEWVSASKGVLASLSYETGSTPDLVTIAQRKAYNLASINNYDAAVKELDKVVKLVEEKPLKSYLKQCLAEYTNFYDGAEAQKILMAAASDNSRVTKPIQGIAYHKLESKVMDQARICGDYLRAKFDDPNKIIIEMNGLLESLIFKPDTAEIFEESFKKIARYIGFNSQRPEAEYGKGPDVLWQVGNLTYFVIECKNGATTDTIIKDYCNQLNGSGVWFTNSYDQTCRFTPIMVHPSVKLEYAASLQLDTTRIINGEKLNLLRKNISNFIRSLCVENKINDDEFIRERLIYHKLRADDFCANYTTGFVTKAQ, encoded by the coding sequence GTGGGAACACAAGTAACACGGCTCTTCATCCTAGAGAGATATTTACGGCTCTACCCAGTAAGAAAGAAGGCAAGTTTGAATATCCGAGAGATGTTCAAACACAAGTTTGGGATCATTGGTTTTCCCAGGAGAGATGAAAAAGATCTCGTGATTAAAATGAATACTGGCAGTGGCAAAACTGTAGTAGGGTTACTTATCCTAAAGAGTTGCTTAAATGAAGGTAAAGGCCCCGCAGTTTATGTAGTTCCTGACAACTATCTGGTAAGACAGGTTACTGGTGAAGCAAAAGACCTGGGAATTGAAGTTACGGATGATACTAATTCTCATAGATTTCTGTCGGGGAAAGCTATTTTAGTTATTAATATATACAAGCTCGTCAATGGAAAGTCAGTTTTTGGTGTTGGTGACGAAGGTAGAAAAATCGCGATTGGTAGCATTATTATTGATGATGCTCATGCGTGCCTCGATACAGTAGAAGACCAATTTATGTTAATAATCGATAGCCAAAATACGGCATATCAAGAAATTTATAATTGCTTTAAAGAATCACTTCATGCTCAATGTGATACAAAGGCATCTGAAATTGAGAATCGAGATCTTGATGCTTATATGCAAGTGCCTTTTTGGAGTTGGCAAAGTAAGATATCAGAAATATCAACTATATTAATTAAACATAAAGATGAGGAATGGATAAAATTTGTATGGCCTTTAATCAAGGAATCATTACCTTTATCAAGGTGCGTTGTTAGCTCAGACAAAATAGAGATTTCCCCACACTGCATACCAATTGATATGATTCCAAGTATCACAAATGCTTCTAGAAAGATATTTATGACTGCTACTTTAGTAGATGATAGCATTTTGTGTAGCCATTTTGGTATTACAGATACAGAGAACTCTATCAATAAACCTGTTATACCTGACACAGCAGGTGATATTGGTGATAGGATGATTCTTCTTCCACAAGTGATCAATACTGACTTAACCGACGATGATATCAAGCAATTTTGCAAGTCGATTGCACAAGATGTAAATGTTGTTGTTATTGTTCCTTCAGACTATAGAGCTAACTACTGGAAAGATCGGGCAGATTTAATTTTGGATAAACATAATTTGTATGAAGGAGTAACTCGATTAAAAAAAGAAAAAGTTGGTCTTACAATATTAGTAAATCGCTACGATGGAGTAGACTTACCTAAAGAGGCGTGTAGATTTCTTGTAATTGATGGACTGCCATCTGTTAGACGGCTAATTGATAAAGTTGAAAGTGGCATAATAATGGGAAGCTCAAGAAAAGCTGCCCAACTAATTCAGAAAATAGAACAAGGAATGGGACGTGGGATTAGATCTAGTGATGACTACTGTGTTGTATTTTTAATGGGACGTAATCTTACTAGCCAATTGTATGCAGGAGGCGCAATAGATAGATTTTCTCCAGGAACTAAAGTGCAAATAAACCTATCAGAGCAGATTTCCGATCAGATTAAGGGAGGAAATTTGTCTCAGATAAGGGAAGTAATTATGTATTGTTTACATAGAAAGCAAGAATGGGTATCTGCTAGCAAGGGGGTTTTGGCATCACTTTCATACGAAACAGGTAGTACACCTGATTTGGTAACAATTGCACAAAGGAAAGCATATAATTTGGCTTCTATAAACAACTACGATGCCGCAGTTAAAGAGCTTGACAAAGTGGTAAAATTAGTAGAAGAAAAACCGTTAAAGTCATATTTAAAACAATGCTTGGCAGAGTACACTAACTTCTACGATGGGGCAGAAGCACAAAAAATTTTGATGGCGGCAGCTAGTGATAATTCAAGAGTAACTAAGCCAATACAAGGAATTGCATATCACAAACTTGAATCGAAAGTTATGGATCAAGCAAGAATATGTGGAGATTATTTAAGAGCAAAATTTGACGATCCAAATAAAATCATTATTGAAATGAATGGATTGTTAGAATCATTGATATTTAAGCCAGATACAGCAGAGATATTTGAAGAATCATTTAAGAAAATTGCCCGCTATATAGGGTTTAATAGCCAGCGACCAGAAGCAGAGTATGGGAAAGGGCCAGATGTACTTTGGCAGGTCGGAAACCTAACATACTTCGTAATCGAGTGTAAAAATGGAGCTACTACCGATACTATTATTAAGGATTACTGTAATCAGTTAAACGGATCTGGCGTTTGGTTTACTAATAGTTACGATCAAACTTGCAGATTTACTCCGATTATGGTTCATCCATCAGTGAAATTAGAATATGCTGCCTCACTTCAACTAGACACGACGCGAATTATTAATGGGGAAAAGCTGAATCTATTACGTAAAAATATAT
- a CDS encoding phosphoketolase: protein MTATTPKATSVPDFCEGIQYFGEALPHFETYGVKPAIAEGNVAISDPTDPAAVYQTLLLADALRYLTLQITGSKASGHPGGFASSAEAHAALILLGYKNILTEVGHHAPGFYSSMFLDRSLEDMGISTVQQLRDRFREKHGLLGHLSGYIPGILAPAGPLGQGQHFAMAAALLHRDKLFPFTMGDGGMGEPYPMSSMAHFHTAYPSATNFLPVLVWNGYSQEHHSMVSTKTNEEMIAYWKGNGFAEVILVDAKNFDDKNQPGDYVDSTAFSFEQRLAFTKAILASVDKAAKSALGGKLTAFIIKQLKGAGVHARGAKSHNLYPKDTLDAPHISEALKGRALSVEAWQLVRTNCERAGGGPAAKTAVTESVLPLPELGQLPLEEYSVGGEPKVSTTAMGRLVGKVGECDRAFLVTNADGNEASAIANINQALKIIHPTTDDLYNQSPNGQVYEPLSEDACAGLAVGLSLMGARSLWCSYESFAINGLPIWQTVTQAMAELRRPTPSTITLYTAGALEQGRNGWTHQRPEIEAYFAAMMRNGNVFPLFPPDANSIQVCYDWALTTKNKGIVITASKSPLPIRTTFEQTRQGLKDGAVVLHEVPGGKKVVFAVVGDMTLIPVFEAAAFLETEGIGAKIVSVVNPRRLYRPNDVAWDTCSEADGEFLDDAKFAEIFGGDALIGVTGGASGMLEPVMLRSNAKRDTFAWKRGETTASAGELMAFNGLTAEALTKRAIELVH from the coding sequence ATGACTGCAACGACCCCAAAAGCAACCTCAGTCCCCGATTTTTGCGAAGGTATTCAATACTTTGGCGAAGCGCTACCGCATTTCGAGACGTATGGTGTAAAACCTGCGATCGCAGAAGGCAATGTCGCCATTTCCGATCCTACCGACCCAGCCGCAGTGTATCAAACTTTGCTGCTAGCTGACGCTCTTCGTTATCTTACTTTGCAAATCACGGGTAGTAAAGCTTCGGGACACCCAGGCGGTTTTGCCAGTTCTGCGGAAGCTCATGCCGCTTTAATTTTGCTGGGTTATAAGAATATTCTCACGGAAGTGGGACACCACGCGCCGGGATTTTATAGTTCGATGTTCCTCGATCGCTCTTTGGAGGACATGGGTATTTCTACTGTGCAGCAGTTGCGCGATCGTTTCCGCGAAAAGCACGGTCTTTTGGGCCACCTTTCCGGCTACATTCCCGGTATTCTCGCACCTGCTGGCCCACTCGGTCAAGGTCAGCACTTTGCAATGGCAGCTGCTTTATTGCACAGAGACAAACTTTTCCCCTTCACGATGGGTGATGGCGGGATGGGCGAACCTTATCCGATGAGCAGTATGGCACATTTCCACACTGCTTATCCCAGTGCAACTAACTTTTTACCAGTGTTAGTTTGGAACGGTTACAGTCAGGAACACCATAGCATGGTTTCCACTAAAACCAATGAGGAAATGATCGCTTATTGGAAAGGTAATGGTTTTGCAGAAGTTATTTTAGTAGATGCTAAAAACTTTGATGATAAAAACCAACCCGGTGATTATGTTGATAGCACCGCTTTCTCTTTTGAACAGCGTCTTGCTTTCACCAAAGCAATTTTAGCTAGTGTAGATAAAGCAGCAAAATCTGCACTTGGCGGTAAACTAACGGCATTTATTATCAAGCAATTGAAAGGTGCAGGAGTTCATGCACGGGGAGCAAAATCTCACAATCTTTATCCTAAAGATACATTAGATGCGCCGCACATTTCCGAAGCTTTGAAAGGTCGTGCATTGTCTGTGGAAGCTTGGCAATTAGTGCGAACAAATTGCGAACGGGCAGGTGGTGGCCCTGCGGCCAAAACTGCGGTAACGGAATCTGTATTACCGTTACCAGAATTAGGTCAATTACCTTTAGAAGAGTATTCAGTTGGTGGAGAACCGAAAGTTTCAACAACCGCAATGGGGCGATTAGTTGGGAAAGTGGGAGAATGCGATCGCGCTTTTTTAGTCACCAACGCTGACGGTAACGAAGCATCTGCAATTGCCAATATAAACCAGGCATTAAAGATTATTCACCCCACCACAGATGACCTTTACAATCAATCACCAAACGGACAAGTTTACGAACCTTTGAGTGAAGATGCTTGTGCGGGATTAGCCGTTGGTTTATCTTTGATGGGTGCAAGAAGCTTGTGGTGTTCCTACGAATCTTTTGCCATCAACGGATTACCAATTTGGCAAACTGTCACCCAAGCAATGGCAGAATTACGCCGTCCAACTCCTTCCACGATTACTTTATATACCGCAGGCGCATTAGAGCAAGGACGCAACGGTTGGACGCACCAACGCCCGGAAATTGAAGCATATTTTGCGGCGATGATGCGAAATGGCAATGTGTTCCCATTATTCCCACCCGATGCTAACAGTATCCAAGTTTGTTATGACTGGGCATTAACAACTAAAAATAAGGGAATTGTGATTACTGCCAGCAAATCACCGTTGCCAATTCGTACCACTTTTGAACAAACTCGTCAAGGTTTAAAAGATGGTGCAGTTGTATTGCATGAAGTTCCCGGCGGTAAGAAAGTTGTGTTTGCAGTTGTTGGCGATATGACGCTAATTCCTGTATTTGAAGCAGCAGCTTTCTTGGAAACTGAAGGTATCGGCGCGAAGATTGTTTCTGTTGTTAATCCTCGCCGTTTGTATCGTCCTAATGATGTTGCTTGGGATACTTGTTCTGAAGCAGATGGTGAATTTTTGGATGATGCCAAATTCGCTGAAATCTTTGGTGGTGATGCGTTAATTGGTGTCACTGGTGGCGCAAGTGGAATGTTAGAACCTGTGATGTTGAGAAGTAACGCCAAACGCGATACTTTTGCATGGAAACGTGGGGAAACAACTGCAAGTGCTGGTGAGTTGATGGCGTTTAATGGATTGACTGCGGAGGCGTTGACAAAACGTGCGATCGAGTTAGTGCATTAA
- a CDS encoding cytochrome P450, with the protein MKLPPGPQTPTFIQTLQWVFRPMPYMEECAKRYGDIFSIRLGTKFDPLVFVSNPKALQQILSSDTKQFEAPGQFNGIFEFLLGKQSVIMLSGAAHQRQRQLMMPPFHGERMRTYGDTIDNITNDIINKWQIGKPFSARSVTQAIALRTILEAVFGLYEGPRAEKLEKLLSKLLDETGTPLSVTMLYFPALQKDLGAWSPWGRFLRQRQQVDQLIYEEIRERRKNPDSSRTDILSMLIAARDEQGQSMTDEELRDELMTLLIAGHETTATALAWALYWIHKLPEVRQKLVEELDSLGNDADSNAIFKLPYLNAVCSETLRIYPVGMLTFPRVPKEPVSRGSYDLEPGTVLMGSIYLIHQREDLYPEPKQFKPERFLERQYSPYEFLPFGAGARRCIGFAFALFEMKIALAKILSRVELALADDREVKPIRRGLVTAPNRSIQLVVKGERQVQSRKLETVGAN; encoded by the coding sequence ATGAAACTACCACCCGGCCCGCAAACACCCACCTTTATCCAAACTCTCCAATGGGTCTTTCGTCCCATGCCATATATGGAAGAGTGCGCCAAACGCTATGGCGATATCTTTTCCATTAGATTAGGCACTAAATTCGATCCTTTAGTGTTCGTAAGTAATCCAAAAGCCTTGCAACAAATTTTGTCAAGTGACACCAAGCAATTCGAGGCACCAGGTCAGTTCAACGGAATTTTTGAATTTTTGCTAGGAAAGCAGTCCGTGATCATGCTCAGTGGCGCTGCACATCAACGTCAGCGTCAGTTGATGATGCCTCCCTTTCATGGTGAAAGGATGCGAACTTACGGTGATACGATCGACAATATTACAAACGACATCATCAATAAATGGCAGATAGGCAAACCTTTCAGCGCTCGTTCTGTCACCCAAGCGATCGCCCTGCGGACGATCCTAGAAGCAGTATTTGGCCTCTATGAAGGGCCACGCGCCGAAAAACTAGAAAAACTGCTTAGTAAATTGCTGGATGAAACAGGTACGCCTTTGAGCGTTACCATGCTTTATTTTCCAGCTTTGCAAAAAGATTTAGGTGCTTGGAGTCCGTGGGGGAGATTTTTACGCCAACGGCAGCAAGTTGACCAACTCATTTATGAAGAAATTCGAGAACGGAGAAAAAATCCCGATTCATCTCGTACCGATATTCTCAGTATGCTCATAGCAGCTAGAGATGAACAAGGACAATCAATGACCGATGAAGAATTGCGAGATGAATTGATGACCCTTTTGATCGCCGGTCACGAAACTACTGCTACCGCTTTAGCTTGGGCATTGTATTGGATTCACAAACTGCCAGAAGTACGCCAGAAATTAGTAGAAGAACTCGATAGTTTGGGAAACGATGCAGACTCTAATGCTATTTTCAAATTACCTTATCTGAATGCCGTTTGTTCGGAAACTTTGCGGATTTATCCAGTGGGAATGCTTACTTTCCCAAGAGTGCCGAAAGAACCAGTATCGCGGGGAAGTTACGATTTAGAACCGGGTACGGTGTTGATGGGTTCTATTTATCTGATACATCAACGAGAAGATTTATATCCAGAACCGAAACAATTTAAACCAGAAAGATTTTTGGAAAGGCAATATTCTCCTTATGAATTTCTGCCTTTCGGTGCAGGTGCGAGACGTTGTATTGGTTTTGCTTTTGCTTTGTTTGAAATGAAAATAGCTTTAGCGAAGATACTCAGTCGCGTTGAATTGGCACTTGCTGACGATCGCGAGGTAAAACCGATAAGACGTGGTTTAGTGACAGCGCCAAATCGTAGCATTCAGTTAGTGGTAAAAGGAGAACGTCAGGTGCAGTCGCGGAAATTGGAGACAGTGGGAGCAAATTAA
- a CDS encoding CHAT domain-containing protein — translation MKIFKFFCLSLLSLLIATIVAPAIGKTNHQLNSVFSINFSQNAGADPSPTPPLPGEGLSGLKKGGRGDREGVWGVSLSESNTVSLLERGKILYEAGRFSEAATVWEQAAKELEVKGDRLIYAIGLNHLSNAYQELGKWEDGKNAIAKSLNILQTQIKLERKNLAILGQAFNTQANLQLAIGQTEAALTTWKQAEAAYAKAGDEIGIIGSQINQAQALQALGLYQKAKNNLENVNERFKSLPDSLLKATGLRSLGEALQVLGDLRQSQEVLNQSLAIAQKFNSPAETSAILFSLGNHARSVGDSKKALDFYRQAFAIAPSQINQLEALLNQLSLTIESENWETVQVLLPQVKSKINDLNSSRLSIYLQVNLANNLLKLPSNISDVSSTNEISQLLANAVKQARALDDPKAESYALGAMAKLYEKNQRWVDAEKLTQQALNIAQSISANDMMANYAWQLGKIYKQKGNIQNANATASRASAIAAYTQAVNTLQILRSDLAAINPDVQFSFRESVEPVHRELVELLLFEQQPSQPNLKQARQIIEALQLAELDNFFREACLDVKPKQIDAIDTEAAVIYPIILENSLEVIVSLPDQPLFHYRTKLPKTEIESNIDELLQSINPAFSANSRLQISQKIYDWLIEPAEKELATSNIKTLVFVLDGVLRNVPMSVLYDGRKYLIEKYSIALTPGLQLLPTLGLARTKIKALTAGLTEARSGFLALPGVENELKEIANELPTQVLLNQDFTETNLFNKINADAFPIVHFATHGQFSSNPEETFILTWNQKLNIREFEDLLRSRESSQTNPIELLVLSACQTAAGDNRATLGLAGVAVRSGARSTLATLWSVRDLSTATLIAEFYRQLTQPNMTKAEALRRAQLALLKTPKYEHPFYWSPFVLVGNWL, via the coding sequence ATGAAAATATTTAAATTTTTTTGTTTGAGTTTGCTAAGTTTATTAATAGCTACTATTGTTGCTCCGGCAATTGGTAAAACTAATCATCAATTAAATAGTGTTTTTTCAATTAACTTTAGTCAAAATGCCGGGGCTGACCCCTCCCCAACCCCTCCCCTGCCAGGAGAGGGGCTTTCCGGCCTTAAAAAGGGGGGCAGGGGGGATCGAGAAGGAGTTTGGGGGGTTAGTTTGTCCGAATCAAATACTGTTTCGCTTTTAGAGAGGGGAAAAATTCTCTACGAAGCCGGACGTTTTTCTGAGGCGGCGACTGTTTGGGAACAAGCAGCGAAAGAACTGGAAGTAAAAGGCGATCGCCTGATTTATGCGATTGGTTTAAATCATCTATCTAACGCTTATCAAGAATTGGGGAAATGGGAGGATGGGAAAAACGCGATCGCGAAAAGTTTAAACATTCTACAAACTCAAATCAAGTTAGAGCGAAAAAATCTGGCCATTTTAGGTCAAGCTTTCAATACCCAAGCCAATCTTCAGTTAGCGATCGGACAAACGGAAGCGGCTTTAACTACTTGGAAACAAGCAGAAGCAGCATATGCCAAAGCAGGGGATGAAATCGGTATTATCGGTAGTCAAATTAATCAAGCACAAGCATTACAAGCTTTGGGATTATACCAAAAAGCTAAAAATAACTTAGAAAATGTGAACGAGCGATTCAAATCTTTGCCTGATTCTTTACTCAAAGCTACGGGTTTAAGGAGCTTGGGAGAAGCATTGCAAGTTTTGGGAGACTTGCGCCAATCTCAAGAAGTTTTAAACCAAAGTTTGGCGATCGCTCAAAAATTCAATTCTCCCGCCGAAACTAGCGCCATTCTTTTTAGTTTGGGCAATCATGCTAGAAGTGTTGGAGATAGTAAAAAAGCGCTTGATTTTTATCGGCAAGCATTTGCGATCGCACCTAGTCAAATTAATCAGCTAGAAGCTTTACTCAATCAACTCAGTTTAACCATAGAGAGCGAAAACTGGGAAACCGTCCAAGTATTACTGCCACAAGTAAAATCAAAAATTAACGACCTTAATTCCAGCCGACTTTCCATTTATTTACAAGTTAATTTAGCTAATAATTTACTGAAATTGCCGTCAAATATTAGCGATGTTTCCTCGACAAATGAGATAAGTCAACTACTAGCTAATGCCGTAAAACAAGCCAGAGCATTAGACGATCCGAAAGCAGAATCTTATGCTTTGGGAGCGATGGCTAAATTATATGAAAAAAATCAACGATGGGTTGACGCTGAAAAATTAACGCAACAAGCGTTAAATATTGCCCAATCAATTAGCGCTAATGATATGATGGCTAACTATGCTTGGCAGTTGGGTAAAATTTATAAACAGAAAGGAAATATTCAAAATGCGAACGCAACAGCGTCGCGCGCTAGCGCTATCGCAGCTTATACCCAAGCAGTGAATACCTTGCAAATTCTCCGCAGCGACTTAGCAGCAATTAATCCCGACGTGCAGTTTTCCTTTCGAGAAAGCGTAGAACCCGTACATCGAGAATTAGTAGAATTACTCTTATTTGAACAACAACCAAGTCAACCAAATCTCAAACAAGCACGACAAATTATCGAAGCACTTCAATTAGCCGAACTAGATAACTTTTTCCGAGAAGCTTGCTTAGACGTTAAACCGAAACAAATTGATGCAATTGATACAGAAGCAGCCGTTATTTATCCGATTATTTTAGAAAATAGTTTAGAAGTTATTGTATCGTTACCAGATCAACCTTTATTCCACTATAGAACCAAGTTACCCAAAACGGAGATCGAAAGTAATATTGACGAACTTCTCCAATCAATTAACCCAGCTTTTTCCGCTAATTCTCGTTTGCAAATTTCCCAAAAAATTTATGATTGGTTGATCGAGCCAGCGGAAAAGGAATTAGCCACCAGTAACATTAAAACTTTGGTATTCGTGCTTGATGGCGTATTGCGAAACGTGCCGATGTCAGTACTTTATGATGGACGAAAATATTTAATAGAAAAATACAGCATCGCCCTGACTCCCGGTTTGCAACTACTACCAACATTAGGTTTAGCACGCACCAAAATCAAAGCGTTAACTGCTGGATTAACAGAAGCTAGAAGCGGTTTTTTAGCTTTGCCTGGTGTAGAAAATGAGTTAAAAGAAATTGCAAACGAACTACCTACCCAAGTCCTGTTAAATCAAGACTTCACGGAAACTAATTTGTTTAATAAAATCAACGCAGATGCTTTCCCGATCGTACATTTTGCTACTCACGGACAATTTAGTTCCAATCCCGAAGAAACATTCATTCTCACTTGGAATCAAAAATTGAATATCAGAGAATTTGAAGACTTATTGCGTTCTAGGGAAAGCAGCCAAACTAATCCCATTGAATTACTTGTTCTCAGTGCTTGTCAAACGGCGGCGGGGGATAATCGAGCCACTTTAGGATTAGCAGGAGTAGCAGTAAGATCCGGCGCACGCAGTACTTTAGCAACTTTGTGGTCGGTTCGAGATTTATCTACCGCTACCCTAATTGCGGAATTTTATCGACAACTTACCCAACCTAATATGACGAAAGCCGAAGCATTGCGTCGCGCTCAATTAGCTTTGTTAAAAACACCGAAGTACGAGCATCCATTTTATTGGTCGCCGTTCGTGTTGGTGGGGAATTGGTTGTAG